TGCTTGTCCTTATGGAACCGCCGTTGATTATTGCTGTCTGCGCGCCGGATGTCTGTCTTATGATATCAGCCACAAAATTTCCGAAGTTCGTCTCAGCGCTTCTCACATTCTTCCTGTCAAGATCAACTTCGGTTTCCCCGATGACTTCCTGTAGCAGCGCACCAACCTTGTTGCTGTATTTGTCGACAATTGAGGCGACAGTGTCATCTTTATTTAATTGGGTTGGTTTTATATCAACAAGCTTGTTTTTTACCCCTGTCATTTTGCCATCTGTAACCGTAACATCCAGGACGCCGAGGACCTTGGCATGTTCCCATGCCTGCAAAATCACTGTCTTTCCTACTAAGGCAGGTCGCTCAACTTTTGTGTGTGAGTGACCGCCGACTATTATATCAATATCCTTCACTCTTTCAGCAAGAACCATATCCTGGTGATAGCCTATATGGGACAGGACGACGATCAAGTCCACTTTGTTCCGCAATTCTTTCACATATTTCTCTGCTGTTCCGACCTGAGAGAGAAATTTCAGACCTGTCACGTTTTTAGGGTGTGTCACTATCGGCATTTCCTCTGTTGTTATGCCGATGATTGCTATTTTTATATTGTTCAACTCTTTGAGCACATAAGGCTGGAGGGTCGGTAATTCTACTTTTACAGGGGATTGCCTGTCTGTTTCCACGTTTGCACCGAGAACAGGAAACTTTGCCTCTTCAATCCTTTCTCTCAGTGCTTTTTGTCCGAAGTCGAACTCATGGTTTCCCACAACCATGGCATCAAACTTCATTTCATTCATCAGTTCAATAACGGATTTCCCCTGAAATAGGTTTGCCCAGTTATTTCCCTGAATCATGTCTCCTGCAGCAAGAAAGAGCGTCGGTTTTTCCTTGCGGAGCTGGCCTGCCAGCCATGCAAGATAGGCAATACCACCTGCATATTCATCTGAGCCGTAGGGCTTATAGGTTTGTGCAAAACCATGAAAATCATTTATGTACAGAAGCCTTATTTCACTTTCATTGCTGTACAGCGTTGATCCATAAACGATGAATAAAAACAGGCATGTAAAAACAATAAAAAGCCTTTTCAAATTAACTCCCTGTTTTCCGCAGGGGCTTGCCCCCAGGAATTTATAATACCTTTTAGTGTTTTTATAAATCGGGCATTAAACTTATGTGTTTTTAACGGCATTCTTATATACATATTTCCTTCATCGTCTGTATATGTATCAATCAAAATATTCCTTTTCAGCAATAATTCTTCCAAATCCATTATCGGTTGCCGAATTTTTAATAGTAAAAAATTACAGGGTGTGTCAAAGATTTTCAACCTGCCAATACCCTTCATCTTTTCCATAATAAATTGCTTTTCTTCCTTGATAAACCGCTGTGTTCTCTCTCTATACCCCTTATCCTTCAATGAGGCAAGGGCAGCCATGTATGCTAAAGTGCCGACTTGCGGAAGAAGAGAAATATCTCTGATTTTATTGATCAATCCCGGTGAACCCATGACGTATGCGACAGGCAGCCCTGACAGGGCATGGAAGACAGAGAATGTCCTGAATATGATAGCCCTTTCGGATTCAATAATCTGTCGAACCAAGGAAGCGGATTGTGTAAATTCAATATATGATTCGTCAATTACCAGTATTTTACCTTGCCTGTCCGTCTCTTCAATAATACGGGCAAGGTTTTCCATGGGGAACTCTGTGCCGGTTATGTCATGGGGGTTTGCCAGCACTACCATATCAACATCCTGAATACCCCTGATAAGCCTGTCTATATCAATTGAAAATCCGTTTTCCTCCGTCATGGGAAGGGTGACGACGTTCACATCGTACCTGTTAAAAACCGTCTTGTATGCAAGCGAGACAGGTGAGGGTGCAAAAACTGTTTTTGATGAGGCTATATGTATTAAGGCATGGAGTATATGAGGCAGACCCTGTCCGAATATTATATTATCTTCTCTGATCCGTTCTTTTTTACAGATATATCGCTTTAAATATCTGATCTCTTCATCAGGGGGAAAGGGCAGGTGCTTTATGCCCTTTCTTATGGCATGTTTTGCTTTGTTTGACGGGCCTAAGGGGTTTACGCCGGAGGCAAAATCCATTACCTGCCTTAAGTCGAACCCTTTGTGCTCTGAAAAATCATGGATATTCATGGGATATTTTTTTCAACTCGCTCTGCGAGTTAAGGGAATTAACGCGTTTGCTTATTTTCAATGTAACTGAGCGCCTTCTCTGAGAGCATCTTAATAGCCGGTTCGTTTGATTCGTTTTGTGCTTCCCTGTACATCTTCTTTGAGTCTTCTATCTTTCCTTTTATGTAATAAATCTTACCAAGATACAGTTTTGCTATGCTCTGTGTCTTTTTCCGCTTTTCATTTACAACCTTATTCATGGCATCTTCGGCCTTTTTTAAAGCTTCTTCATTTCCGGTAGTGCTAAATTCTGCGAACCCCTGAATGCCCTGAGAAAGCATGTACTGGACTTTATCATCCTGCTTCTTTTCATAGAGGGTGTAGGCAAATACGCAAAAGCAGATGACGATAATTCCAACAATGCCTGCAATACATAATTTAAGGTTTTCTCTGACCCAGTTAAAGATGTATGCGAAAGTCCTTATAACAATATCCGGTTTTTTTATGTCCTGCTTTAACTTGTTTTTTGCCATATGGGGTATTTCAACATATAAGATTCTGCATGTCAACACTAAAGCCGTCCGGAGCGTAATCCCTTCATTTAAACAGCCAGGTATTTTTTATTAATGTGCATCTCCGCTCAGGTTTAAGCCTATAACCCCCAGTACAATGAGGGCTATTGAAACGAGCTTTTGCGGTGTAACAGGTTCTTTAAACCAAATTATACCTATGCCTGCAATGAGGGCGGTACCCAGGCCGGCCCACACTGCATAAGTAATGCTTAATTCAAGCTTTTTAAGGGTTAGAGTGAGAAAAAAGAAGCTGATCCCATAAAATACAAAAATCAGGATCGAAGGGATGATTTTTGTAAAACCCTGTGAAAATTTCATGCTTGTTGTACCCGAGACCTCGAGGACAATAGCGAGAATTAAGTAGATTACATACATATTAAAACCTCCTGAGTCCTGCAAATGTTATTATTTTCTCATACATTCTGTTATGCAGGGCAAAGCAATGTCAATAATAAAGATATAATCGGGATTTCCTGAGTTTTGCTTTCAATCACATAGATTCCTCGGAGCTCTGCTTCGGGGCAACCATATTCCCTCGCCCCTTGAGGGAGAGGGCAGGGTAAGGGGGATAATCATTTTCCCCATTCCGCTGATTCCTCGAAGCTCTGCTTCGGGGAGGTTCATTGTGACCGGAAAATGGGTTCTGAAAATTTTCAAAAGTGAATATGTTCCTGTCCTGAACCTTTACCCTTTCTCGACCTTGTAGACCTTGCAGAAGGTACCCCTGAGGGTAACACCTCCCATCTCATGGGCATAAGGGGAGCTGTTGCTGGTAATTGCATTGATGCACGATTCTGCAAACCCATGCAGCCCTTCATCGACACGTTTTTCAGGGTACCACCAGCCGTGATCTCCCACCACAACTTTTGGATGGAGGCTTTCGGTATATTCTGCCCTGTGGGTTATCCTGCCACGTTTGTTCTCGATATAGACCCAGTCTCCGTTATCGATCCCCAGTTCCTTGGCCGTGGCAGGATTGATATTAAGGATCGGATCCGGACGCCGGGCGCGTAGACTCTTTATCTGTCTGAAATTGGCGTGCCTAAAAACAGCCGGCTTCCTCGTGGTCAGGATCAGGGGGTATTCGCCTGCCGACCCGGGCTCACTGTACATCGTCTCTGGAGGTTCACGATAGACAGGTAGCGGGTCGGAGCCCGCCTCCTTGAGTGCATTCGAGTAGAGTTCGAGCTTGCCCGAAGGGGTAGCGAAACCGTCCCTCTCATAATGCCTGTACTGTCTGACGCACTGCAGGATGTGGACTCTCCGGAACTCATCCAGGGTAATGCCCGCGGGTCTTAGCATTTCCTCCATGAAATCACATTCATCCTTCCAGAAATACTCACCCAGTCCCAGCTTACGGGACAGCTCGATATAGATCTGGGTGTCCGACTTGCAGTTCCCGGGATCAACCACCTTCTGCTGTATCTGTGCCAAAAATGGTAGATCACCTGACTGGCGAATCGCATCATGTTCAAGATAATGGGCCACAGGCAGAACCACATCGCACATCTCGACGGTGGGTGTCAGAAACAAGTCAGCCGCTGCAATAAAGTCGAGTTTCTTGAATGCTTCCAGAGTTTCCCTGGAATTGGCCCAGGTGCAAAGCAGATTTCCTCCCTGAATATAAGCCACATGGGGCATATAGGGCTTGCCGGTAATGAGCGCCTTTACCACACTCTGCGGTAAGGCGTAATGGATGAAGGGCGCCAGATATTCGGCCCCCAATCTTCTCTGCCGCCTCTCCCCGGGAACATGATCTTGTAAGGTAAATTCCGGAGCAGCTCTGGACAGTATAGGAGGGTTAGTCCACTGGACTTTGCCGCCCGGTGCACCCACGTTGCCGCAGAGGCCTTCCAGTATATAGATGGCCCGCTGGGTCTGCAAGGAAAGCACGAT
This genomic window from Pseudomonadota bacterium contains:
- a CDS encoding 5'-nucleotidase C-terminal domain-containing protein, which encodes MKRLFIVFTCLFLFIVYGSTLYSNESEIRLLYINDFHGFAQTYKPYGSDEYAGGIAYLAWLAGQLRKEKPTLFLAAGDMIQGNNWANLFQGKSVIELMNEMKFDAMVVGNHEFDFGQKALRERIEEAKFPVLGANVETDRQSPVKVELPTLQPYVLKELNNIKIAIIGITTEEMPIVTHPKNVTGLKFLSQVGTAEKYVKELRNKVDLIVVLSHIGYHQDMVLAERVKDIDIIVGGHSHTKVERPALVGKTVILQAWEHAKVLGVLDVTVTDGKMTGVKNKLVDIKPTQLNKDDTVASIVDKYSNKVGALLQEVIGETEVDLDRKNVRSAETNFGNFVADIIRQTSGAQTAIINGGSIRTSIKKGVITADDIYTALPFDNYIIAFTLTGKQIRETLEYAISSIKEGGGRFPQLSGITFSYVDSEDNPPKIKDIFIAGMPLEPDKHYTVGTNDFLAAGGDGYKLFREAINTSKDYSVTGGAIIGKGIIYNDPGRWLRDIVIDYIKSRKKISPVTEGRIVEIR
- a CDS encoding histidinol-phosphate transaminase, which produces MNIHDFSEHKGFDLRQVMDFASGVNPLGPSNKAKHAIRKGIKHLPFPPDEEIRYLKRYICKKERIREDNIIFGQGLPHILHALIHIASSKTVFAPSPVSLAYKTVFNRYDVNVVTLPMTEENGFSIDIDRLIRGIQDVDMVVLANPHDITGTEFPMENLARIIEETDRQGKILVIDESYIEFTQSASLVRQIIESERAIIFRTFSVFHALSGLPVAYVMGSPGLINKIRDISLLPQVGTLAYMAALASLKDKGYRERTQRFIKEEKQFIMEKMKGIGRLKIFDTPCNFLLLKIRQPIMDLEELLLKRNILIDTYTDDEGNMYIRMPLKTHKFNARFIKTLKGIINSWGQAPAENRELI
- a CDS encoding tetratricopeptide repeat protein, with product MAKNKLKQDIKKPDIVIRTFAYIFNWVRENLKLCIAGIVGIIVICFCVFAYTLYEKKQDDKVQYMLSQGIQGFAEFSTTGNEEALKKAEDAMNKVVNEKRKKTQSIAKLYLGKIYYIKGKIEDSKKMYREAQNESNEPAIKMLSEKALSYIENKQTR
- a CDS encoding multidrug efflux SMR transporter, whose protein sequence is MYVIYLILAIVLEVSGTTSMKFSQGFTKIIPSILIFVFYGISFFFLTLTLKKLELSITYAVWAGLGTALIAGIGIIWFKEPVTPQKLVSIALIVLGVIGLNLSGDAH
- a CDS encoding molybdopterin-dependent oxidoreductase, which gives rise to MINTGVVRTTCALCLQDCGMLVHLKDGEIVKIEGDPDAPLNMGALCVKAMASLEIRNHPDRVRHPLIRKGKRGEGKWQEVSWDEALGRIADEMNNAKQKYGPESVCWLRGAAKGIQDNVFTRLANVFGSPNITSMASVCYFPHVNAMRFTFGSFLMEDHTNASALVVVWGMDPASTSIPNYEPLKRAIAKGAKLMVIDPFETILAKKADQWIRPRPATDMALALGMAHVIINEGLYDKAFVENWTIGFDELKAHVQEYSPQKVSEITWVPAETIVDAARFYAANRPAAVLVGNANENIVLSLQTQRAIYILEGLCGNVGAPGGKVQWTNPPILSRAAPEFTLQDHVPGERRQRRLGAEYLAPFIHYALPQSVVKALITGKPYMPHVAYIQGGNLLCTWANSRETLEAFKKLDFIAAADLFLTPTVEMCDVVLPVAHYLEHDAIRQSGDLPFLAQIQQKVVDPGNCKSDTQIYIELSRKLGLGEYFWKDECDFMEEMLRPAGITLDEFRRVHILQCVRQYRHYERDGFATPSGKLELYSNALKEAGSDPLPVYREPPETMYSEPGSAGEYPLILTTRKPAVFRHANFRQIKSLRARRPDPILNINPATAKELGIDNGDWVYIENKRGRITHRAEYTESLHPKVVVGDHGWWYPEKRVDEGLHGFAESCINAITSNSSPYAHEMGGVTLRGTFCKVYKVEKG